One Thermoanaerobaculales bacterium DNA window includes the following coding sequences:
- a CDS encoding SpoIIE family protein phosphatase — protein MLRLQVSPPQGAPFEVAVDRDPTVIGRSTSSDVAVNDRFMSRHHARLRRSGEGWLIEDLGSRNGTFVNGDRVATATAVVPGDVITISASVIRVFGEGAPAALPGPLGLVPEASLLRPATELLSMSTALPGVGQDPAGATVRRLAERLRILNEVHQALSESIALDELLDLILDRTFEHLRPEKGAIYLRTASGDLLLAAQRPAGLAGDQFTLSGSLCREVVDKGMAALVHDVEADSRFAASASLLDAGVRCLAAAPLTHAAGTLGMIVLSSSARHRVFSEEDLELLTSLASVAAMRIRNVALTEEAVERRRLQEEVRLARQIQLSLIPDHLPEVAGYDLYAGNVPSRGVSGDYFEVIERLDGRECALFIVDVSGKGVAASLLTAYIEAASSAPIEDGLPPDEVFARVSRNLYRRTPQERFATALLAVLDRSADTIRFANAGHNPALLLRADGTTEQLGATGVPLGLLPAAEYGSGEVELRPGDLLVLYTDGIVEASDPDEEEYDLPRLEELCRRHAAEPLPVIADALDRDLEAFVRGVPFADDRTLVMLRRAR, from the coding sequence ATGCTCAGGCTGCAGGTTTCGCCGCCCCAGGGCGCCCCGTTCGAGGTGGCCGTCGACCGCGACCCGACGGTGATCGGCCGCTCGACCAGCTCCGACGTGGCGGTCAACGATCGCTTCATGTCGCGCCACCACGCCCGCCTGCGGCGCTCCGGAGAGGGCTGGCTGATCGAGGACCTCGGCTCGCGCAACGGCACCTTCGTCAACGGCGACCGCGTGGCCACCGCCACCGCCGTCGTTCCCGGGGACGTCATCACGATCTCGGCGTCGGTGATCCGGGTCTTCGGGGAAGGCGCACCGGCGGCGCTCCCCGGGCCCCTCGGCCTCGTGCCCGAGGCCTCGCTGCTGCGGCCGGCGACCGAGCTGCTCTCGATGTCGACCGCCCTTCCGGGCGTCGGTCAGGACCCGGCCGGGGCCACGGTCCGGCGGCTGGCCGAACGCCTCCGGATCCTCAACGAGGTCCACCAGGCGCTGTCCGAGTCGATCGCGCTGGACGAGCTGCTCGACCTCATCCTCGATCGGACCTTCGAGCACCTCCGCCCCGAGAAGGGTGCGATCTACCTCCGCACGGCCAGCGGCGATCTGCTCCTCGCCGCCCAGCGCCCGGCGGGCCTCGCCGGCGATCAGTTCACGCTCTCCGGCAGCCTCTGCCGCGAGGTGGTCGACAAGGGCATGGCCGCTCTGGTCCACGACGTGGAGGCCGACTCCCGCTTCGCCGCCTCGGCGAGCCTGCTCGACGCGGGCGTCCGCTGCCTCGCCGCCGCGCCGTTGACCCACGCCGCCGGGACCCTCGGCATGATCGTGCTCAGCTCCTCCGCCCGCCACCGGGTCTTCTCGGAGGAGGACCTGGAGCTGCTGACCTCGCTGGCCTCGGTGGCGGCGATGCGCATCCGCAACGTCGCCCTCACCGAGGAGGCGGTTGAGCGCCGCCGGCTGCAGGAGGAGGTCAGGCTCGCCCGCCAGATCCAGCTGTCGCTGATCCCCGACCACCTGCCCGAGGTGGCGGGCTACGACCTCTACGCAGGCAACGTGCCCTCGCGGGGCGTGTCCGGTGACTACTTCGAGGTCATCGAGCGCCTCGACGGCCGGGAGTGCGCGCTGTTCATCGTCGACGTCTCGGGCAAGGGCGTCGCGGCATCGCTGCTGACCGCTTACATCGAGGCGGCGTCGAGCGCCCCGATCGAGGACGGCCTGCCGCCCGACGAGGTGTTTGCCCGGGTGTCCCGCAACCTCTATCGCCGCACTCCCCAGGAGCGCTTCGCCACCGCCCTCCTGGCGGTGCTGGACCGGTCGGCGGACACCATCCGGTTCGCCAACGCCGGCCACAACCCGGCGCTGCTGCTGCGCGCCGACGGCACTACCGAACAGCTCGGCGCGACCGGTGTCCCGCTCGGCCTGCTGCCCGCCGCCGAGTACGGGAGCGGCGAGGTCGAGCTGCGGCCCGGCGACCTGCTCGTGCTCTACACCGACGGCATCGTCGAGGCGAGCGACCCCGACGAGGAGGAGTACGACCTTCCCCGCCTCGAGGAGCTCTGCCGCCGCCACGCCGCCGAGCCCCTGCCGGTCATCGCCGACGCTCTCGACCGCGATCTCGAGGCCTTCGTCCGCGGCGTGCCGTTCGCCGACGACCGCACCCTGGTCATGCTCCGCCGCGCCCGCTGA
- a CDS encoding DUF2764 family protein: MAGRNYFLASALPSMGELGAAPPWTPAALLEHVREAGGPVEVVTALLLGDDLLQRDALLAGEIEETRTAVLTPEQAADEAPLPAYLVPGGDEDDDEDEGREVVRHAGDAVWLAWFRHAAEVGKRHGGRFLGAWIGHEVALRNALATARAKALGLDPADYLVATDLAEAGADFSDLVADWAAAPDPLAGQRLLDQARWGWLKEHEAWFSFGADEVAAYAAKLMLIDRWHRVGSAGADRRAG; encoded by the coding sequence ATGGCCGGGCGCAACTACTTCCTGGCATCCGCCCTGCCCTCCATGGGCGAGCTGGGGGCCGCGCCGCCCTGGACCCCGGCTGCGCTGCTGGAGCACGTCCGCGAGGCCGGCGGGCCGGTCGAGGTCGTGACGGCGCTGCTGCTCGGCGATGACCTGCTGCAGCGCGACGCCCTGCTGGCTGGCGAGATCGAGGAGACACGGACCGCGGTGCTGACTCCGGAGCAAGCGGCCGACGAGGCGCCCCTGCCCGCGTACCTGGTCCCGGGCGGGGACGAGGACGACGATGAGGACGAGGGGAGAGAGGTCGTGCGCCACGCCGGCGACGCGGTCTGGCTCGCCTGGTTTCGCCATGCGGCCGAGGTCGGAAAGCGCCACGGCGGCCGCTTCCTGGGGGCATGGATCGGCCACGAGGTGGCGCTGCGCAACGCGCTGGCGACCGCCCGGGCGAAGGCGCTGGGGCTCGACCCGGCCGACTATCTGGTGGCCACCGACCTTGCCGAAGCCGGGGCCGACTTCTCGGACCTGGTCGCCGACTGGGCGGCTGCGCCCGACCCGCTCGCCGGCCAGCGCCTCCTCGACCAGGCGCGCTGGGGCTGGTTGAAGGAGCACGAGGCATGGTTCAGCTTCGGCGCCGATGAGGTCGCGGCGTACGCCGCCAAGCTGATGTTGATCGACCGCTGGCACCGGGTCGGTTCGGCCGGCGCCGACCGCCGCGCCGGGTGA
- a CDS encoding V-type ATP synthase subunit A, with the protein MTGKIVSVFGNMVIAEIDGRVVQNSVGYCCRSDGARLLSEVIRVRGRMADLQVFEETRGLRVGDLVEIEDAMLSVTLGPGLLGEVYDGLQNPLWELASEAGFFLRPGTYIRALSTQRQWDFTPTVAPGAVVEAGSELGWVPEGIFRHLIMVPFSWQGRFTVDSIAPAGAYPIDREIAVLTGDDGRAHSVTMTQSWPVKVPLNVSRRRLMPTEPLVTRVRIIDSMFPIVRGGTYCIPGPFGAGKTVLQQITSRHAEIDIVIVAACGERAGEVVETLREFPELTDPRTGKSLMERTIIICNTSAMPVAAREASVYTAATLAEYYRQMGLNVLLLADSTSRWAQAMREVSGRLEEIPGEEAFPAYLESRIASFYERAGAIELKDGRIASLTIGGTVSPAGGNFEEPVTQGTLKVVGAFHGLSRARSDARRYPSIDPLDSWSKYTGIIAPGKVAKVRNVLRRGAEVRQMMAVVGEEGTSIKDFVIALKADFFDNCYLQQNAFDEVDAATPADRQRFVFDKILAVLELEVDFATKDDARRSMVTVTDLFRNWNYAATDGDEYRRILGNIDAFIASSGRGAADGPHGQPVVGTVAVGPLEGSDE; encoded by the coding sequence GTGACCGGAAAGATCGTTTCCGTGTTCGGGAACATGGTCATCGCCGAGATCGATGGCCGGGTCGTCCAGAACTCCGTGGGCTACTGCTGCCGCAGCGACGGCGCTCGGCTGCTGAGCGAGGTGATCCGGGTGCGGGGTCGGATGGCCGACCTCCAGGTGTTCGAGGAGACGCGCGGCCTGCGGGTGGGCGATCTGGTCGAGATCGAGGACGCGATGCTGTCGGTCACCCTCGGGCCGGGCCTCCTGGGCGAGGTCTACGACGGCCTCCAGAACCCCCTCTGGGAGCTGGCCAGCGAGGCCGGGTTCTTCCTGAGGCCGGGCACCTACATCAGGGCGTTGTCGACACAGCGGCAGTGGGACTTCACCCCGACGGTTGCGCCGGGCGCGGTGGTGGAGGCGGGGTCCGAGCTGGGCTGGGTGCCCGAGGGCATCTTCAGGCACCTGATCATGGTCCCCTTCAGCTGGCAGGGCCGGTTCACGGTCGACAGCATCGCCCCGGCCGGCGCCTATCCCATCGACCGCGAGATCGCGGTCCTGACGGGTGACGACGGCCGGGCCCACTCGGTGACCATGACGCAGTCATGGCCGGTGAAGGTGCCGCTGAACGTGTCGCGGCGGCGGTTGATGCCGACCGAGCCGCTGGTGACCCGCGTCCGCATCATCGACTCGATGTTCCCGATCGTGCGCGGCGGCACCTACTGCATCCCCGGGCCGTTCGGCGCCGGCAAAACGGTGCTCCAGCAGATCACCTCGCGCCACGCCGAGATCGACATCGTGATCGTGGCCGCCTGCGGCGAGCGCGCCGGCGAGGTCGTCGAGACCCTGCGCGAGTTTCCGGAGCTGACCGACCCGCGGACCGGCAAGTCCCTCATGGAGCGGACGATCATCATCTGCAACACCTCGGCCATGCCGGTGGCGGCGCGCGAGGCCTCGGTCTACACCGCGGCGACGCTCGCCGAGTACTACCGCCAGATGGGGCTCAACGTGCTGCTGCTCGCCGACTCGACGTCGCGCTGGGCGCAGGCGATGCGCGAGGTCTCGGGACGGCTGGAGGAGATCCCCGGCGAGGAGGCCTTCCCGGCCTACCTGGAGAGCCGCATCGCCAGCTTCTACGAGCGGGCTGGGGCGATCGAGCTGAAGGACGGGCGGATCGCGTCGTTGACCATCGGCGGCACGGTCAGCCCGGCGGGCGGCAACTTCGAGGAGCCTGTCACCCAGGGCACGCTCAAGGTGGTGGGGGCGTTCCACGGCCTGTCGCGGGCGCGCAGCGACGCCCGCCGCTACCCGTCGATCGATCCGCTCGACTCCTGGAGCAAGTACACCGGCATCATCGCTCCGGGCAAGGTGGCCAAGGTCCGCAACGTGCTGCGCCGCGGCGCCGAGGTGCGGCAGATGATGGCCGTCGTCGGCGAGGAGGGCACCAGCATCAAGGACTTCGTGATCGCGCTGAAGGCCGACTTCTTCGACAACTGCTACCTGCAGCAGAACGCCTTCGACGAGGTCGACGCCGCGACCCCGGCCGATCGCCAGCGCTTCGTGTTCGACAAGATCCTCGCGGTGCTCGAGCTGGAGGTCGACTTCGCGACCAAGGACGACGCCCGCAGGAGCATGGTCACGGTCACCGACCTGTTCCGCAACTGGAACTACGCGGCAACCGACGGCGACGAGTACCGGAGGATCCTCGGCAACATCGATGCCTTCATCGCCTCCTCCGGCCGCGGCGCCGCCGACGGGCCGCACGGACAGCCGGTGGTCGGGACGGTCGCGGTGGGTCCGCTGGAAGGGTCAGACGAATGA
- a CDS encoding V-type ATP synthase subunit B encodes MRKYFDEITRIAGNVVTVTATGVGYDELATITGAHRSSLAQVIRLEGDQVSLQVFAGTQGVSTEDRVRFHGRPMQVPFSDDLFGRVFDGSGRPRDGRPEVQAEAVDIGSPPVNPVKRLLPSKMVRTGVPMIDVFNSLVESQKLPIFSVAGEPYNDLLARVGLQADADVIILGGMGLRHDDYLRFRSTFEQGGVLGRSIMFIHTAADPVVECLLVPDLCLAVGEQFALQGKRVLVLLTDMTAFSDALKEIAIIMEQIPSNRGYPGDLYTQLARRYEKAVDFDGAGSMTVLACVVMPGDDVTHPVPDNTGYITEGQFYLRGGWIEPFGSLSRLKQQVNGKTRDDHRSIMDACIQLYALCREAREKRDMGFEMSEWDSRLLRYGGLFEERIMNLAVNIPLEEALDRCWGILAECFEAAETGIRRAIIEKHWPKAM; translated from the coding sequence ATGAGGAAGTACTTCGACGAGATCACGCGTATCGCGGGCAACGTCGTCACCGTGACCGCCACCGGCGTCGGCTACGACGAGCTGGCCACCATCACCGGCGCTCACCGGTCGTCGCTGGCCCAGGTGATCCGGCTCGAGGGCGACCAGGTCAGCCTGCAGGTGTTCGCCGGGACCCAGGGCGTGTCGACCGAGGACCGGGTGCGCTTCCACGGCCGTCCGATGCAGGTGCCGTTCTCCGACGACCTGTTCGGTCGGGTGTTCGACGGCTCGGGACGGCCGCGCGACGGCCGGCCGGAGGTCCAGGCAGAGGCCGTGGACATCGGCTCGCCCCCGGTCAACCCGGTGAAACGCCTCCTGCCGAGCAAGATGGTGAGGACCGGAGTCCCGATGATCGACGTCTTCAACTCGCTGGTCGAGTCGCAGAAGCTGCCGATCTTCTCGGTCGCGGGAGAGCCGTACAACGACCTGCTGGCGAGGGTCGGGCTGCAGGCCGACGCCGACGTCATCATCCTCGGCGGCATGGGCCTGCGGCACGACGACTACCTGCGGTTCCGCTCGACGTTCGAGCAGGGCGGGGTGCTCGGGCGCTCGATCATGTTCATTCACACTGCGGCCGACCCGGTCGTGGAGTGCCTGCTGGTGCCTGACCTGTGCCTGGCGGTCGGTGAGCAGTTCGCCCTGCAGGGGAAGCGGGTGCTGGTGCTGCTGACCGACATGACCGCCTTCTCGGACGCCCTGAAAGAGATCGCGATCATCATGGAGCAGATCCCGTCGAACCGCGGCTACCCGGGCGACCTGTACACCCAGCTCGCCCGGCGCTACGAGAAGGCGGTGGACTTCGACGGGGCGGGCTCGATGACGGTGCTGGCGTGCGTGGTGATGCCCGGCGACGACGTGACGCACCCGGTCCCCGACAACACCGGCTACATCACCGAGGGCCAGTTCTACCTGCGCGGCGGTTGGATCGAGCCGTTCGGCTCGCTGAGCCGGCTCAAGCAGCAGGTCAACGGCAAGACCCGCGACGACCACCGCTCGATCATGGACGCCTGCATCCAGCTCTACGCGCTGTGCCGGGAGGCCCGCGAGAAGCGGGACATGGGCTTCGAGATGTCGGAGTGGGACAGCCGGCTGCTCAGGTATGGCGGCCTCTTTGAAGAGAGAATCATGAACCTGGCGGTGAACATCCCCCTCGAGGAGGCGCTGGACCGCTGCTGGGGGATCCTGGCCGAGTGCTTCGAGGCTGCAGAGACCGGCATCCGCCGCGCCATCATCGAGAAGCACTGGCCCAAGGCGATGTAG
- a CDS encoding V-type ATP synthase subunit D, which produces MAKKIRLTRPELKRQRDMLTRYERYLPMLKLKQQQLQITVREAAHRIRVAEQTLADARTRFARYEAVLAYRAGLDVRRLAAPESVATETQNVAGINVPVFKSVAFPAVDYSLFSTPAWVDRALADLRALNRAQAEVDVLRQQHEVLHRELTKIIQRVNLFEKIKIPEAVEAIRVIRIHLGDEMTAAVGRAKIAKAKLSSSSGRTGAPAQGAAGDEAGPA; this is translated from the coding sequence ATGGCCAAGAAGATCCGGCTGACCCGCCCCGAGCTCAAGCGCCAGCGCGACATGCTGACGCGATACGAGCGCTACCTGCCGATGCTGAAGCTCAAGCAGCAGCAGCTCCAGATCACGGTCCGCGAGGCCGCGCACCGGATCCGCGTCGCCGAGCAGACCCTGGCGGATGCCCGCACGCGCTTCGCGAGGTACGAGGCCGTGCTCGCCTACCGGGCCGGTCTCGACGTGCGTCGCCTGGCAGCGCCCGAGAGCGTGGCGACCGAGACCCAGAACGTCGCCGGGATCAACGTCCCGGTCTTCAAGTCGGTCGCCTTCCCGGCCGTCGACTACAGCCTGTTCTCGACGCCGGCGTGGGTCGACCGGGCGCTGGCGGACCTCCGCGCCCTCAACCGAGCCCAGGCCGAGGTCGACGTCCTGCGGCAGCAGCACGAGGTGCTGCACCGCGAGCTGACCAAGATCATCCAGCGGGTCAACCTATTCGAGAAGATCAAGATCCCGGAGGCGGTCGAGGCGATCCGGGTGATCCGGATCCACCTCGGTGACGAGATGACGGCGGCGGTCGGGCGGGCGAAGATCGCCAAGGCAAAGCTCTCGTCGTCGTCCGGGAGAACGGGAGCGCCGGCGCAGGGCGCGGCAGGCGACGAGGCGGGGCCCGCATGA
- a CDS encoding queuosine precursor transporter, protein MSHPSPGARAREQRRQVLYLVLAGFFLGNALLAEMIGGKLFQVAAPWGALVEPSSVWHSFTLSCGVILWPLVFISTDIINEYFGRAGVRRLSLLGAGIIAYAFVALWVCDLVRAVGFSPVDDVSFRRVFLQSRWIIVGSITAFLAAQLIDVTVFWIIRRQTGHRKLWLRATGSTLVSQLIDTFVVAFIGLYLPWRLGSSQAAEPFTFARFLNTSSSGYLFKLAVAIGVTPLLYLIHAAIDRYLGPEEAGLLIEDAAREEGADDATVQSQGG, encoded by the coding sequence ATGAGCCACCCGAGCCCAGGCGCGCGGGCTCGCGAGCAGCGCCGGCAGGTGCTGTACCTGGTGCTGGCCGGCTTCTTCCTGGGCAACGCCCTGCTCGCCGAGATGATCGGCGGCAAGCTGTTCCAGGTGGCGGCCCCGTGGGGCGCGCTGGTCGAGCCCTCCTCGGTCTGGCACAGCTTCACGCTGTCGTGCGGTGTGATCCTCTGGCCGCTCGTCTTCATCTCGACCGACATCATCAACGAGTACTTCGGCCGGGCGGGCGTGCGCCGGCTGAGCTTGCTCGGGGCCGGGATCATCGCCTACGCCTTTGTCGCGCTGTGGGTCTGCGACCTGGTGCGGGCGGTCGGGTTCTCTCCTGTGGACGATGTCTCGTTCCGCCGGGTCTTCCTCCAGTCGCGCTGGATCATCGTCGGCTCGATCACCGCCTTCCTCGCCGCCCAGCTCATCGACGTCACCGTGTTCTGGATCATCCGGCGCCAGACCGGGCACCGGAAGCTGTGGCTGCGCGCCACCGGATCGACCCTGGTCAGCCAGCTCATCGACACCTTCGTGGTGGCGTTCATCGGGCTCTACCTGCCATGGCGTCTCGGCTCCAGCCAGGCCGCGGAGCCCTTCACCTTCGCCCGCTTCCTGAATACCTCGTCGAGCGGCTACCTGTTCAAGCTCGCCGTGGCGATCGGCGTGACGCCGCTGCTCTACCTGATCCACGCTGCGATCGACCGCTACCTCGGCCCCGAGGAGGCCGGGCTGCTGATCGAGGACGCGGCCCGCGAGGAGGGCGCCGACGACGCGACGGTACAATCACAGGGTGGGTGA
- a CDS encoding VTT domain-containing protein: MDLIKLVFDLALNVDQYLAQVIKHYGELTYVILFVVIFIETGLVVVPFLPGDSLLFAAGAFAALGHFNPFLLFAVLVAATVLGDTVNFSIGRRVGRRAARSRWIKPEHLERTHAFFERHGRKTIFLARFVPIVRTGAPFVAGLSETPYRFFLLYNVLGAVAWVAIFVSLGYFFGSLPVVHDHFALAIGAVLVASGVPGVYEWWKGRRAKRKAAATNPSAHPPDRGGDG; encoded by the coding sequence ATGGACCTGATCAAGCTCGTCTTCGACCTGGCGCTGAACGTGGACCAGTACCTGGCCCAGGTGATCAAGCACTACGGCGAGCTGACCTACGTCATCCTGTTCGTGGTCATCTTCATCGAGACCGGCCTGGTCGTCGTTCCCTTCCTGCCCGGTGACTCGCTGCTGTTCGCCGCCGGAGCGTTCGCCGCCCTGGGCCACTTCAACCCCTTCCTGCTGTTCGCCGTTCTGGTGGCGGCGACCGTGCTCGGCGACACCGTCAACTTCTCGATCGGACGGCGGGTCGGCAGGCGCGCCGCGAGGTCGCGGTGGATCAAGCCGGAGCACCTCGAGAGGACGCACGCCTTCTTCGAGAGGCACGGCCGCAAGACCATCTTCCTCGCCCGCTTCGTGCCCATCGTGCGAACGGGGGCGCCGTTCGTGGCCGGGCTGAGCGAGACCCCGTACCGGTTCTTCCTGCTCTACAACGTGCTTGGCGCCGTTGCCTGGGTGGCGATCTTCGTCTCGCTGGGCTACTTCTTCGGGAGCCTGCCGGTGGTGCACGACCACTTCGCGCTGGCGATCGGCGCCGTGCTGGTCGCCTCGGGGGTGCCCGGCGTGTACGAGTGGTGGAAGGGGAGGCGGGCGAAGCGAAAGGCGGCAGCGACGAACCCCTCCGCCCACCCGCCCGACCGCGGCGGCGACGGCTGA
- a CDS encoding carbon starvation protein A yields MNSFPIMVGALCVLAIGYRYYSAFIAARVLTLDASREMPSRLFQDGHNYVPMNKWVLFGHHFAAIAGAGPLVGPVLAAQFGYAPGLLWLLAGAVLGGCVHDFMILVASTRHNGRSLPEIARTEIGPVAGFTAGIAVLFIIVVALAGLGLVVVNALAESSWGTFTIAMTIPIAVVMGLYMFKIRPGSIRGPSTAGVAALIAAVVFGRVIAASPVGGWFLFDHHQLTVLLCLYGFAASVLPVWLLLAPRDYLSSYMKLGTIALLVLGVLIVHPDLKFPAFSEFIGGGGPIVPGKLFPFVFITIACGAISGFHALVGSGTTPKMLEKETDARFIGYGAMVMECLVGVVALIAACSLHPADYYAINLSPEAFAGLGMEPVNLALLSEEVGENITGRAGGAVSLAVGMAQIFTAIPGMARLMSYWYHFAIMFEALFILTTIDAGTRVGRFLLQEFLGNFHRPFGNSAWLPGNILTTTLIVVSWGYFIYTGSIRTIWPMFGTANQLLATVALAVATTFLINMGRARYAPVTVLPMLFVAVTTLTAGFLNIRDNFLPLAAQPGQAFQGYLQSVLTVTMMVLVVVILIDAGRRCIATLQGKPIPPRAFGPVQVRDDVPQRCC; encoded by the coding sequence TTCCCGATCATGGTGGGCGCGCTGTGCGTGCTCGCGATCGGCTACCGCTACTACAGCGCCTTCATCGCGGCCAGGGTGTTGACCCTCGACGCGAGCCGCGAGATGCCGTCGCGCCTGTTCCAGGACGGCCACAACTACGTGCCGATGAACAAGTGGGTGCTGTTCGGCCACCACTTCGCCGCGATCGCCGGCGCCGGGCCGCTGGTCGGGCCGGTGCTGGCGGCGCAGTTCGGCTACGCGCCCGGCCTGCTCTGGCTGCTCGCCGGCGCGGTGCTCGGTGGCTGCGTGCACGACTTCATGATCCTGGTCGCCTCGACCCGTCACAACGGGCGCTCGCTGCCCGAGATCGCCCGCACCGAGATCGGCCCGGTGGCCGGATTCACGGCCGGGATCGCCGTGCTGTTCATCATCGTGGTCGCACTCGCCGGGCTCGGCCTGGTCGTGGTCAACGCCCTGGCCGAGAGCTCGTGGGGCACCTTCACGATCGCGATGACGATCCCGATCGCGGTCGTGATGGGCCTCTACATGTTCAAGATCAGGCCAGGCTCGATCCGCGGCCCCAGCACGGCCGGCGTCGCCGCGTTGATCGCCGCGGTCGTCTTCGGCCGCGTCATCGCAGCCTCACCGGTCGGCGGCTGGTTCCTGTTCGACCACCACCAGCTCACGGTGCTGCTGTGCCTCTACGGCTTCGCCGCATCGGTGCTCCCGGTCTGGCTGCTGCTCGCCCCGCGCGACTACCTGTCGTCCTACATGAAGCTGGGGACGATCGCGCTGCTGGTCCTCGGCGTCCTGATCGTGCACCCCGACCTCAAGTTCCCCGCCTTCTCCGAGTTCATCGGCGGCGGCGGGCCGATCGTGCCCGGCAAGCTGTTCCCGTTCGTGTTCATCACGATCGCCTGCGGGGCGATCTCCGGCTTCCACGCTCTGGTCGGATCCGGCACGACCCCCAAGATGCTGGAGAAGGAGACCGACGCCCGCTTCATCGGCTACGGCGCGATGGTCATGGAGTGCCTGGTGGGGGTGGTGGCCCTGATCGCGGCGTGCTCCCTCCACCCCGCCGACTACTACGCGATCAACCTCTCCCCCGAAGCGTTCGCGGGCCTCGGTATGGAGCCGGTGAACCTCGCCCTGCTGTCCGAGGAGGTCGGCGAGAACATCACCGGCCGGGCCGGCGGCGCGGTCTCGCTCGCAGTCGGCATGGCCCAGATCTTCACCGCCATCCCGGGCATGGCGAGGCTGATGAGCTACTGGTACCACTTCGCGATCATGTTCGAGGCGCTGTTCATCCTGACCACGATCGACGCCGGCACCCGCGTCGGCCGCTTCCTCCTCCAGGAGTTCCTCGGCAACTTCCACCGGCCGTTCGGCAACTCGGCCTGGCTGCCGGGCAACATCCTCACCACCACCTTGATCGTGGTGTCGTGGGGCTACTTCATCTACACCGGGTCGATCCGCACCATCTGGCCGATGTTCGGCACCGCCAACCAGCTGCTCGCGACGGTCGCGCTCGCGGTGGCGACCACCTTCCTGATCAACATGGGCCGGGCCCGCTACGCCCCCGTCACCGTGCTCCCGATGCTGTTCGTCGCGGTCACCACCCTCACCGCCGGGTTCCTCAACATCCGCGACAACTTTCTCCCGCTGGCGGCGCAGCCCGGCCAGGCATTCCAGGGCTACCTGCAGAGCGTGCTGACCGTCACCATGATGGTGCTGGTGGTCGTGATCCTGATCGATGCCGGGCGCCGGTGCATCGCGACGCTGCAGGGGAAGCCGATCCCGCCCCGCGCCTTCGGCCCCGTCCAGGTGCGCGACGACGTTCCGCAGCGCTGCTGCTGA